From a single Drosophila sulfurigaster albostrigata strain 15112-1811.04 chromosome 3, ASM2355843v2, whole genome shotgun sequence genomic region:
- the LOC133840904 gene encoding nucleosome-remodeling factor subunit NURF301 isoform X3 yields MSGRGSRKRGRPPKTPNERSSSGRFNYQLLKKPKYLSEGKSQPSTPSASRCISPQSDECSRSSHNNRGSARGSGAKRGRGRKSNVHANTSTNSYSARKGYESEYHYGSDFGDSDDEKSDNEDDMLLTPSDDESLDAANESESEFSVCSFTQNGLGRPPRPPSPEPIWLQEGREFPALELPESSEDLFIGNAHVLRALSIYEVLRRFRHLVRLSPFRFEDFCAALVCEEQSALLTDVHIMLLKAILREEDVQGTHFGPLDQKDTVNISLYLIDAITWPEVLRSYVESDKEFDRDVYHILCSGEYPYSGVDNRLTVLQFLGDQFLTANCVRDVMVQEGPIHYDDHCRVCHRLGDLLCCETCPAVYHLECVDPPMNDVPTEDWQCGLCRSHKVSGVVDCVLPQEKQGVLIRHDNLGVDRHGRRYWFIARRIFVEDQLDGTCWYYSNQAKFELLLKRMDATELESRLYVQLTDRQEEIERQMKLTESLTNEHKHNNKRTQIDLEQEATQELLEKEAAAAANDEEENDGESSPPAEVAKKVAEDNKMVTRQKTNQMNSGTLYFKLGMEQGFKNYVNQYATNPIALNKPQRNEERDKRRHLSHKFSLTTASDFKWIGITMGTCDNIITTLRQTLINFESNIAASFMNPNWLNNKKMWNSAVMNAKRATDFGAVMLLFQSSLKSVVFANVWHEQLGHMQLQRITSAEREERKKQEKREKRERDDEEERNRLAFNYIKYSLGLKHQVWKQKGEEYRVHGQWGWLWLSSSRRCGVRARRTRAQPLTHARIYVHYSMGEEETETAVNESVLVDPRTQRFMQQCESIHSEGQICHYLPENHTNIKVYEDVGDRVAGHIDVSKALTAPGRHYYPKVARKCRLDDLLERRTKLAEVEQQIAFKSDVESDVKPLLITASAANNKQTYLEKRLMRLTESAGPGKNLATTVNFDLVNSLAKQIQTVRMQFSQLNRFAKTFRCYTKECNTNSNAVSQITQNTCYSPLCLQKARAKKELLLLLRKAHTAGNGSKETVAAILGAVKKPPSILEQKLTEGKKEAVQLTLEEVDEHNKTLESEAPLDLLHDWDQARQHAVAFSEQLLKDCLLLESEKEPAAEKVAVKQEDASINPDTSTQDSDKMDYIESMDVCSNVEIESTEDSLAAAASAASSTANADDVDIFANTRRKRTQKPKKAYIGTKDVLDQTLDKDIPLNKQNRRFPITARPVKREDVTKYEREYFENGSERVYSSTSSRGRVYLLRDAAKLYEQSVKAEDKTKVVKNATYARYPLISNFLTHKQKRSLLVLPRYELLKLARLAGKAPSSGFHHGAKNNSIWQYQCSRPLFRTCWSYRTSNATTLSSIALQLRILWSCLRWDDMIAKSPSTDGKHQVTTENEIVTLELLKLRHAGRYGEKTSYLRRKVVIPLEMPKTIREVTSIRSGLRKRKRAESPQPTEPQISEEWVDEDKLELWEIKFIGEKQEKARLATVTRSVASRQLEATNGGAANSPSNGSPAGGRVLLAPKPNEEVKDKMEQQLKLQRAAHQQRKILNSSGEVTRSSTPVKGQVIGSRRVIVKNPDGTTRIIQQAVTQVPRTVTTATTASSSSPAPSNAAQSNASTSSSTTSTPSATPHKVQIIRGPDGKVSVRGLNPGQQLVQMPDGKLHVLTTTQASNVATPVKGKLPIKTLATGGQTPQAVATTTAGSAANTPVMKQIALKHVAKTPATQTLATSQRVTLPLAQVRNKLLLAQQQQAQQQQQQQQQQTTPTVQKLVSKVVTNASPSQQVFVQQGSKLLVTQGAQGQKVIISAAPSAQQQQQQTQQSTATVQQQQIVHTQTIQQQQQHIQQQPAQQQQQQQQQIVVNQQVGAQPTQKVIQQIVNTSNVQQQIVVGGQRIILSPGQTIVTQRNVPQSQALQMVQQQIQTQQQQQTTTQHVVQQPQQQQQQQFVVQTNPTVQAATPTTQTKVVKQIVVQQPQQQQQQQQQVIEEKPQSSAAETAEATTQQVLVPNSTLAQQLAQGKLQVATINGQQVIVKPLGNNQAQIVAHIKHQGDGNAHIVTNNATPAVSQASPQASPVKLPTQQQQQQQTVVQQAPQQVVQQVQQVTQQPQQQQHIVQQVVQQAQPAAQQQQQLSVEESLLQNQPPGTVIKCVTAQVLQTEHGPRIVLQGLVGNDFTAQQLQLVQTQVKQQLMKAQESNGKLGVLGPTKIYLAVQPETAAQSSQPPPLTPVHQSATHQQTNSNTTNNTNSISSNNIICENNDAATASALVENNDDQNNHNHNTTASGGESIELLESSGFAQADKHSSTGSSNNNNCNNSYANNKGSAAATAATLEGVEYANEQSENFVVTSGYIQESISNALKQGNLSPELEEKLVNMRKKQELNNSQNLGEWTPSTHRSNTLVDGASTSSRRRTASTRHNNNNDDEEWKLRTPSKRQHTVSNSSQHNSNNTAVRNNRKPLPLEDTANLSEPKQTQLERHKDLLKKSILRKRSLLERNLQNEIREEVEAKVKRHVRTLSTSTPPRKEIERSSVYTERLDQTINEPKKNNPKPPTAARTLSSEPPTSLHSRQSVGRPKKMTRKKEKLYCICRKPYDDTKFYVGCDLCSNWFHGDCVNITEEASKKLTEYICSDCQKARETQQLYCSCRQPYDESQFYICCDKCQDWFHGRCVGIVQSEAEYIDEYVCPDCQRNSDANTANTKCLTPTEVVELKSLIRQIQLHKSAWPFMEPVDPDEAPDYYKVIKEPMDLKKMEMKLESNTYTKLAEFIGDMTKIFDNCRYYNPKESSFYKCAEALESFFVQKIKSFREHVFNQSN; encoded by the exons ATGAGCGGTCGTGGCAGTCGAAAACGAGGACGCCCGCCAAAGACGCCAAATGAGCGTTCATCGTCGGGACGTTTCAACTATCAACTGCTCAAGAAGCCCAAATATCTCAGCGAAGGCAAATCACAGCCAAGCACGCCGTCAGCATCACGATGCATCTCGCCCCAGAGCGATGAGTGCAGTCGCAGCAGTCACAATAATCGCGGCAGTGCTCGGGGCTCCGGCGCCAAGCGAGGACGCGGACGCAAATCAAATGTACATGCAAACACCAGCACCAACAGTTATTCGGCCAGAAAag GCTACGAATCGGAATACCATTATGGGTCCGATTTCGGCGATTCGGACGACGAGAAGTCGGACAATGAAGACGATATGCTGCTGACGCCTAGCGATGACGAGAGTCTGGATGCTGCCAACGAGAGCGAGTCGGAATTTTCTGTCTGCAGTTTCACACAAAACGGCCTCGGAAGGCCGCCACGTCCGCCCAGTCCAGAGCCCATTTGGCTGCAGGAGGGCAGAGAGTTTCCTGCGTTGGAGTTACCGGAATCATCGGAAGATCTATTCATTGGGAATGCGCATGTGTTGCGCGCTCTAAGTATTTATGAAGTATTGCGACGTTTTCGTCATCTGGTACGTCTCTCACCGTTCCGCTTCGAGGACTTTTGTGCGGCTCTGGTGTGCGAGGAGCAGAGTGCTCTGCTCACCGACGTTCACATAATGCTGCTCAAGGCAATCTTACGCGAGGAGGATGTACAGGGCACCCATTTTGGTCCGCTCGATCAGAAGGATACGGTTAACATCAGTTTGTATCTGATCGATGCCATCACCTGGCCCGAAGTGTTGCGCAGCTATGTGGAAAGTGATAAGGAATTCGATCGTGACGTCTATCATATCCTTTGCTCCGGTGAATATCCGTATTCGGGTGTCGATAATCGTTTGACTGTGCTGCAATTTCTGGGCGATCAATTCCTCACTGCCAATTGTGTGCGTGATGTGATGGTCCAGGAGGGACCCATTCACTATGACGATCATTGTCGTGTGTGTCATCGTCTCGGCGATTTGCTGTGCTGCGAAACATGCCCGGCTGTCTATCACTTGGAATGCGTCGATCCGCCCATGAACGATGTGCCCACCGAGGACTGGCAGTGTGGCTTGTGTCGCTCCCACAAGGTATCCGGTGTGGTGGACTGTGTGCTGCCGCAGGAGAAGCAAGGTGTGCTCATCCGTCACGATAATCTGGGTGTCGATCGTCATGGTCGTCGCTATTGGTTTATTGCGCGTCGCATCTTTGTCGAGGATCAGCTCGATGGCACCTGCTGGTATTACAGTAATCAGGCCAAGTTTGAGTTGCTTCTAAAGCGCATGGATGCCACCGAGTTGGAATCGCGACTGTATGTACAGTTAACTGATCGCCAGGAGGAGATTGAGCGTCAGATGAAGTTAACCGAATCGCTGACAAACgagcacaaacacaacaacaaacgcacCCAAATCGATCTCGAGCAAGAGGCTACACAAGAACTGCTCGAAAAGgaggcagcagcggcagctaaTGATGAGGAAGAAAATGACGGAGAATCTTCTCCGCCGGCTGAGGTAGCTAAAAAGGTCGCGGAGGACAATAAGATGGTGACACGCCAGAAGACGAATCAAATGAACAGCGGCACACTCTACTTCAAGCTGGGCATGGAGCAGGGCTTTAAGAACTATGTCAATCAATATGCCACCAATCCGATAGCCCTGAACAAGCCGCAACGCAACGAGGAGCGCGACAAGCGTCGCCATTTGTCGCACAAATTCTCGCTAACGACTGCATCGGATTTCAAATGGATTGGCATTACGATGGGCACTTGTGACAACATTATTACAACGCTGCGCCAGACGCTCATCAATTTCGAATCGAATATTGCCGCCTCCTTTATGAATCCCAACTGgttgaacaacaaaaagatgTGGAACAGCGCCGTAATGAATGCGAAACGAGCCACAGATTTCGGTGCCGTAATGCTGCTGTTTCAGTCGTCACTCAAAAGCGTTGTCTTCGCCAACGTGTGGCACGAGCAGCTGGGACACATGCAATTGCAACGCATCACGAGTGCAGAGCGTGAGGAGCGCAAGAAGCAGGAGAAACGCGAGAAGCGTGAACGCGACGATGAGGAGGAACGCAATCGCTTGGCCTTCAACTACATTAAATACTCGCTGGGCCTGAAGCACCAGGTGTGGAAGCAAAAGGGCGAGGAGTATCGTGTCCACGGCCAATGGGGATGGCTCTGGTTGTCGAGCAGTCGCCGTTGCGGAGTCCGTGCACGACGCACGCGCGCCCAGCCGTTGACCCACGCTCGCATCTATGTGCATTATTCGATGGGCGAGGAGGAGACGGAGACGGCTGTCAATGAGAGCGTGCTCGTTGATCCGCGCACACAGCGCTTTATGCAGCAATGTGAATCGATTCACAGCGAGGGACAGATTTGCCATTATCTTCCCGAGAACCATACCAACATCAAGGTCTATGAGGATGTGGGCGATCGTGTGGCCGGTCACATTGATGTGAGCAAAGCCCTGACAGCACCAGGACGACATTACTACCCGAAGGTGGCACGCAAATGCCGCCTGGATGATTTGCTGGAGCGTCGCACAAAATTGGCCGAGGTGGAGCAACAAATCGCCTTCAAATCGGATGTGGAAAGCGATGTCAAACCGCTGTTGATTACAGCGAGCGCCgcgaacaacaaacaaacgtATCTGGAGAAGCGTTTGATGCGTCTCACCGAATCGGCGGGTCCCGGCAAGAATCTGGCCACCACTGTGAATTTCGATCTTGTCAATTCGCTGGCCAAGCAAATCCAAACAGTGCGCATGCAATTCAGTCAGCTGAATCGCTTTGCGAAGACTTTCCGCTGCTACACCAAGGAGTGCAATACTAACTCAAATGCCGTCTCACAAATCACGCAAAACACTTGCTATTCCCCGCTCTGTCTGCAGAAGGCGCGTGCCAAgaaggagctgctgctgctgctacgcAAGGCGCACACGGCAGGCAACGGCTCGAAGGAGACTGTTGCCGCCATTCTGGGTGCTGTGAAGAAACCACCGTCCATACTCGAGCAGAAGCTCACGGAGGGCAAGAAGGAAGCGGTGCAGCTGACGCTCGAGGAGGTCGATGAGCACAACAAAACGCTTGAGTCGGAGGCGCCGCTTGACTTGCTGCACGACTGGGATCAGGCGCGTCAGCATGCCGTTGCCTTTAGCGAGCAGCTGCTCAAGGATTGCCTGCTGCTCGAGTCGGAGAAGGAGCCAGCTGCCGAGAAAGTTGCAGTTAAGCAGGAGGATGCCAGCATAAATCCCGATACGAGCACACAAGACTCGGACAAAATGGATTACATCGAGAGCATGGATGTGTGCAGCAATGTGGAGATCGAGAGCACCGAAGACTCGTTGGCCGCAGCAGCGAGCGCCGCCAGCTCCACAGCGAATGCCGATGATGTGGACATATTCGCAAACACTCGACGCAAGCGCACACAGAAGCCGAAGAAGGCCTACATTGGCACCAAGGATGTGCTCGATCAGACGCTCGACAAGGACATACCGTTGAACAAGCAGAATCGTCGCTTCCCCATCACAGCGCGTCCCGTGAAGCGCGAGGATGTCACCAAGTATGAACGCGAATATTTTGAGAATGGCAGCGAACGTGTTTACTCGTCCACATCATCGCGAGGACGCGTCTATTTGCTGCGCGATGCGGCCAAGCTGTATGAGCAATCGGTCAAGGCAGAGGACAAGACAAAGGTGGTAAAGAATGCGACCTATGCACGCTATCCGCTCATCTCCAACTTCTTGACGCATAAGCAAAAGCGAAGTCTCTTGGTCTTGCCACGTTACGAGCTGCTGAAATTGGCTCGTTTGGCGGGCAAAGCTCCCAGCAGTGGCTTCCATCATGGGGCGAAGAACAATTCCATTTGGCAGTATCAATGTTCGCGTCCATTGTTCCGCACCTGTTGGTCTTATCGTACATCGAATGCCACCACATTGTCGAGCATTGCGCTGCAGTTGCGCATTTTGTGGTCGTGTTTGCGCTGGGATGACATGATTGCCAAGTCACCGTCCACCGATGGCAAGCATCAGGTGACCACCGAGAACGAGATTGTCACATTGGAGTTGCTCAAGTTGCGTCACGCTGGTCGCTATGGCGAAAAGACGAGCTATCTGCGGCGCAAGGTCGTCATTCCACTGGAGATGCCAAAGACTATTCGAG AGGTCACATCGATACGTTCTGGCTTGCGCAAACGGAAGCGTGCCGAGTCGCCGCAGCCCACAGAGCCGCAGATTAGCGAGGAATGGGTGGACGAGGACAAGCTGGAGCTGTGGGAAATCAAGTTCATTGGCGAGAAGCAGGAGAAGGCACGCCTCGCAACCGTCACGCGTTCGGTGGCCTCGCGCCAACTCGAGGCAACCAATGGCGGTGCTGCGAATAGCCCCAGCAATGGCAGCCCGGCTGGTGGACGTGTGCTGTTGGCACCGAAGCCCAACGAGGAGGTCAAAGACAAAATGGAGCAGCAGCTCAAGTTACAACGTGCCGCGCATCAGCAGCGCAAGATACTCAACTCTAGCGGCGAAGTGACGCGCTCATCAACGCCAg TTAAGGGACAAGTGATTGGCAGCCGACGTGTGATAGTAAAGAATCCGGATGGCACCACGCGCATCATTCAGCAGGCTGTGACGCAAGTGCCGCGCACAGTGACGACAGCCACAACGGCATCATCATCGAGTCCAGCACCCTCCAATGCAGCACAATCGAATGCCAGCACATCATCGTCCACAACCTCGACGCCGTCGGCAACGCCGCATAAAGTACAAATCATACGTGGCCCAGATGGCAAAGTCAGTGTGCGTGGTCTCAATCCCGGCCAGCAGCTGGTGCAGATGCCCGATGGCAAGTTGCATGTGCTGACAACGACACAAGCTTCGAACGTCGCCACGCCAG TGAAAGGGAAATTGCCAATTAAAACGCTGGCAACTGGAGGACAAACCCCACAggcggtggcaacaacaactgctggcTCAGCTGCTAACACGCCGGTGATgaaacaaattgcattgaaGCATGTTGCCAAAACGCCGGCGACCCAAACGTTGGCAACATCACAGCGTGTCACATTGCCCTTGGCGCAGGTGAGGAATAAATTGCTCTtggcgcaacagcaacaagcacagcagcagcaacaacaacaacagcagcaaacgacGCCAACAGTTCAGAAATTAGTGTCGAAAGTGGTGACAAATGCGTCGCCATCGCAGCAAGTGTTTGTGCAGCAAGGCTCCAAGTTGCTGGTGACACAAGGAGCGCAGGGTCAAAAGGTAATCATATCTGCAGCCCCGAgtgcacagcagcaacaacaacagacacagCAGAGCACTGCCACagtccagcagcaacaaattgtgcacacacagacaatacaacagcagcagcagcacatacagcaacagccagcccaacagcagcagcagcaacaacaacaaattgtggtCAATCAACAGGTGGGCGCACAGCCCACACAGAAGGTGATACAGCAGATTGTCAATACCAGCAATGTGCAGCAACAGATTGTGGTGGGCGGTCAACGCATCATTTTGAGTCCGGGCCAAACGATTGTCACGCAACGCAATGTGCCGCAAAGTCAAGCATTGCAGATGGTGCAGCAGCAGATacaaacgcagcagcagcagcaaacaaccaCCCAGCATGTtgtgcagcagccacaacagcagcagcaacagcaatttgtGGTCCAAACCAATCCGACTGTGCAAGCGGCGACGCCCACAACCCAGACCAAGGTGGTTAAGCAGATTGTggtgcagcagccacagcagcaacaacaacaacagcagcaagttaTTGAAGAGAAACCACAAAGCAGCGCAGCCGAAACAGCTGAGGCAACCACACAGCAAGTGTTGGTGCCAAACTCGACGCTGGCACAGCAATTGGCGCAGGGCAAACTGCAGGTGGCAACGATCAATGGGCAGCAAGTGATTGTCAAACCATTGGGCAACAATCAGGCGCAAATTGTGGCACACATCAAGCATCAGGGCGATGGAAATGCGCACATTGTGACGAACAATGCAACGCCGGCCGTATCGCAAGCGAGTCCCCAAGCTTCACCCGTCAAACTGcccacacaacagcaacagcagcagcaaactgtGGTGCAACAAGCGCCACAGCAAGTTGTGCAGCAAGTGCAGCAGGTGAcccagcagccgcagcaacagcagcacattGTGCAACAGGTGGTGCAGCAAGCGCAGCcagcagcacagcaacaacagcagttgaGTGTGGAGGAAAGTCTTCTACAGAATCAACCGCCTGGCACAGTGATCAAATGCGTAACTGCCCAAGTCCTGCAAACGGAGCACGGACCACGTATAGTGCTGCAAGGTCTGGTGGGCAATGACTTCACAGCTCAACAGCTGCAGCTAGTGCAGACGCAAGTCAAGCAGCAGTTAATGAAAg CGCAAGAATCAAATGGCAAGCTCGGTGTTTTAGggccaacaaaaatttatCTTGCTGTGCAGCCGGAAACTGCGGCGCAATCATCGCAGCCGCCACCATTGACACCTGTGCATCAATCGGCGACACATCAACAA ACTAACTccaacaccaccaacaacaccaacagcatcagcagcaacaacatcatttGTGAGAACAACGACGCCGCCACGGCTTCAGCTCTTGTCGAGAACAACGACGACCagaacaaccacaaccacaacacaaCTGCCAGCGGCGGTGAATCCATTGAGCTGCTCGAGTCCAGTGGCTTTGCCCAAGCTGATAAGCATAGCTCGaccggcagcagcaacaacaacaactgcaacaacagctatgccaacaacaagggatcagcagcagcaactgctgcgACACTGGAAGGCGTAGAATATGCCAACGAGCAGAGCGAGAATTTTGTCGTCACCAGCGGGTACATACAAGAAT CCATTTCAAATGCCCTGAAACAAGGCAATCTAAGTCCAGAGCTTGAGGAGAAACTGGTGAATATGCGCAAAAAGCAGGAGCTAAACAATTCCCAGAACTTGGGCGAATGGACGCCATCGACGCACAGATCCAACACTCTGGTGGACGGGGCTAGCACATCATCGCGTCGTCGCACCGCTTCGACgcgtcacaacaacaacaatgacgatGAGGAGTGGAAGCTACGCACGCCATCGAAGCGTCAGCACACCGTGTCCAACAGCAGTCAgcacaatagcaacaacaccGCGGTGCGCAACAATCGCAAACCGTTGCCGCTTGAGGATACCGCAAATCTCAGTGAGCCGAAGCAAACGCAGCTGGAGCGCCACAAGGATTTGCTGAAGAAGAGCATTTTACGCAAGCGATCGCTGCTCGAGCGCAATTTGCAGAATGAGATACGCGAAGAAGTCGAGGCCAAGGTGAAGCGACATGTGCGCACGTTGAGCACTTCAACGCCGCCACGCAAGGAAATTGAACGCTCCTCAGTGTACACTGAGCGATTGGATCAAACGATTAATGAGCCGAAGAA AAACAACCCGAAGCCGCCAACCGCTGCACGCACGTTGTCCTCCGAGCCGCCAACATCGCTGCACAGCCGGCAGAGCGTAGGACGACCCAAGAAGATGACCAGAAAGAAGGAGAAGCTGTATTGCATTTGCCGCAAGCCCTACGACGACACCAA ATTCTATGTTGGTTGCGATTTGTGCAGCAATTGGTTCCACGGCGATTGCGTCAACATCACCGAGGAGGCTTCGAAGAAACTCACCGAATACATTTGCAGCGATTGCCAGAAGGCGCGTGAAACGCAGCAGCTTTACTGCAGCTGCCGCCAGCCATACGATGAGTCACAATTTTACATTTGCTGTGATAAGTGCCAGGACTGGTTCCATGGCCGTTGCGTTGGCATTGTCCAAAGCGAGGCCGAGTACATAGACGAGTATGTCTGTCCCGACTGCCAACGCAATTCCGATGCAAATACGGCGAACACCAAATGCCTAACGCCAACTGAAGTTGTCGAACTCAAGAGCCTGATCAGGCAAATACAG TTGCACAAGAGTGCTTGGCCTTTTATGGAACCGGTTGATCCGGACGAGGCACCCGACTATTACAAAGTGATTAAGGAGCCCATGG ATCTCAAGAAGATGGAAATGAAACTCGAATCAAACACTTACACCAAGCTCGCTGAATTTATTGGTGATATGACAAAAATCTTTGATAACTGCCGCTATTATAATCCCAAGGAGTCGTCGTTCTACAAATGCGCTGAAGCGCTGGAATCTTTCTTTGTGCAGAAGATCAAAAGCTTTCGTGAACATGTTTTCAACCAAAGCAATTGA